Proteins encoded by one window of Centroberyx gerrardi isolate f3 chromosome 21, fCenGer3.hap1.cur.20231027, whole genome shotgun sequence:
- the LOC139914136 gene encoding complement C1q-like protein 2: protein MVLLALAIVIPLLLTSESSAHYYEMMGTCRMVCDPYSPKPGGDTAVEVIQDANGIPPPPPMAQGSRGEPGRPGKPGPRGPPGEPGPPGPRGPPGERGDAGSKLAFPALTGAGADNGETDGVNSSSGGIRIAFYVGLKNPHEGYEVLKFDDVITNLGNQYDPSTGKFTCHVSGIYFFTYHVLMRGGDGTSMWADLCKNGQVRASAIAQDADQNYDYASNSAVLHLDSGDEIYVKLDGGKAHGGNNNKYSTFSGFILYPD from the exons ATGGTGCTGCTGGCTCTGGCCATCGTTATCCCGTTACTGCTCACCTCGGAATCCTCGGCTCACTACTACGAGATGATGGGCACCTGCCGGATGGTCTGCGACCCGTACAGCCCCAAACCGGGAGGCGATACCGCCGTGGAGGTGATCCAAGACGCGAACGGCATCCCCCCGCCGCCGCCGATGGCGCAAGGGAGTCGCGGGGAGCCGGGGCGGCCGGGTAAACCGGGACCCAGAGGTCCCCCGGGGGAGCCGGGACCTCCGGGTCCGAGGGGGCCACCGGGAGAACGCGGCGACGCCGGTAGTAAACTCGCCTTCCCCGCGTTGACGGGGGCGGGAGCCGATAACGGCGAGACGGACGGTGTGAACTCCTCCTCCGGCGGCATCAGGATCGCTTTTTACGTCGGTTTGAAGAATCCGCACGAGGGATATGAGGTGCTAAAGTTTGACGACGTGATCACAAACTTGGGGAACCAGTACGACCCGAGCACCGGGAAATTCACCTGCCATGTGTCCGGGATCTATTTCTTCACCTACCATGTGCTGATGCGCGGAGGCGACGGGACCAGCATGTGGGCCGACCTGTGCAAGAACGGACAG GTGCGGGCCAGCGCCATAGCTCAGGACGCCGACCAGAACTACGACTACGCCAGCAACAGCGCCGTGCTGCACCTGGACTCCGGGGACGAGATCTACGTCAAGCTGGACGGCGGCAAGGCGCACGGCGGCAACAACAACAAGTACAGCACCTTCTCCGGCTTCATCCTGTACCCCGACTAA